The Tripterygium wilfordii isolate XIE 37 chromosome 18, ASM1340144v1, whole genome shotgun sequence nucleotide sequence tgatttagggtttagacttTAATTTTTTAGGTTTAGGATTGAGTGTTTAAaatttaggattttgatttttttttttccttcaaaatctactatattctaaCCTTATGATCACCAAAACACTTaaaaacacattttaatttaacataattttaggGAATAATTATAGCAACAAATTGGAGCCCCCTATTTCGTTTGGCACAGCAATGCTTGTGTTAAACAAGTGGCAACCACCATGAGCTACACatgaataaaatttttaaaaaattatgttaatgTATAAGATCATATGTATTTTAGATATTACATTCAATTTTATTTAGGATTAATGCTAGATAGGCCCTCAAAGCCATCTTATAGTACATTAAGGAGATCTTAAAGCCCAATAAATCcctcattaaaatattaatataccaTTAAAATGTTAATCTCTCTTTCCCGCCTCCTTTCCCACTATTTTCTCGTAACTACTTTTTTCTCGCAACTTGGGCTTGGGCCTTTTTAACATCTCTATCTTTCTCTATGCACCAATCCTCCCTCTtccttcttattttttattggtCCCAAACTCTgagatgaaaaatatatttcttagaTTATagtataattatttaattataatataattcTTAAAAAATACTGAAAAATCACGGTATAATTCTAAAAAATATACTAAAAATCAGGTGCAATCCAAAACCAGGGGGGCAGCTCCCGCACGTGCCATCAAATCGCGGAGATGAAAGTATTtcgtaatttatatttaaaattaaaattaattcatGAAGTGAGAGTTTCAACTCAGGTCAACAACGAGTTTGGAAACAACACGTGGCAGCTTGTATGTTAACGTAACTTCCATGAATCATGCAACCCAAAAGTTTTTTGTCCTGATATTCCGTACAGTTTCATATTTAATCTTTTGCCCCAAACAAAACAATGATATACATGGGTGATGGGTCCCAAAATATGGATAGCTCATTTCCTTCCAACTTCCAAGGACATCAAAAAGCAGTTTGGATTAAAATAACCGACTCAAAGGTCTCCCACCACTTTGGTCTCTCTGCTGCCTGTGGGCCACAAACATTCTTTAATTCCCTTCTGTAAAGTAGTGGGCTAGCCTAAAACATAATTCTGTTTCAATAACACAACAGTTTAGCACAAACAAAATACAGCACACTGACTTCACAGAAAGCAGCAAAAACACACCCCTTAAATTACAAATTCTGCAGGCAGAGACACTATATACAAGGGGATAAATAATGTCTTTGCATCTCTTTCCCAGACTCCGTTTATGCTGttgcacacacatacacagGAAAGTCAGATAACAAGGGGGCCAAGGGAAGGCTAAAACCAACTGTTGAATTTTTCAAGGCCAACGGAGTGCCATAAAAGCAGCACAGCTTGAATGTTAGACTGTGTAAGACGGTCGAACAGCTAAAATTTCTATGTTAGCTGCGGACCTTTAACAAATATACATGACAGGACAGGAGAATATTGTTGAGAACATCATAATAACATCACATAAACACATTTTCTTGCCATGTTGGCAGTaatattgtcctgcaaaaactatgtgctttacaagctaatgAACTAATCCTTTTCATAAGCTGATGGTTTATATGGCGTTACCCGTTAGTAGACCATTTCAGTGTCAATGTCCTTGTCAGTTTGATCAACATCAACTGAACTCAATGATTTGAGTGGCCTGGAGTCGTGCGGATGAGTATCTTCATTTCCTTCTCCAAtgaattcatcatcatcaacaagaaATGAATTCACTAGCGCTGTGAGATCATCTTCCTGCTCAATAGTTTCAACTTGAGATTCTAGCACGCTATTGTCATCCTTGTCAACAAGGAATGAATTCACTAGCGCTGTGGGATCATCTTCCTGCTCAATAGGGTCAACTTGAGATACTAGCACGTGATTGTCATCCTTGTCAACAAGAAATGAATTCGCTAGTGCTGTGAGATCATCTTCCTGCTCAAAAGTGTCCACTTGAGATACTAGCACGCTATTGTCATCTTGAGATACAAGGCCACAAGTGTCACATGGTGAATTCTCAGGGTTCTGCTCAATTTGATTCTGCGAGTGCCCTGCGGAGTCGACACCTTGCCCATTATAGCCAGTAGGTGATGAAGATTTTGCCAAGAGCTCAAGATTTACCTGGACCGATAATTATAGAAAGCAATGTTAGTTTTGGATATGCAACTCATGCTCCTTGTGAATAGCAGATATCATGACTGCAAAATGCATGCTTGTTCTCACCTCTGGGCTTGAGGAGTCCACTATACAACTGCCAATACCAGAAGTCGAATGGTGATTGGAGGATGTTTCACCTTCATTTTGGGTACAACTATTGATCTTCCCACCATGTTTTCTCTTCAAGCGACAGACTACAAAATCCCTCTACAAAATTTGAGCTCAATTGTAAATCCCAAACCAGCGAAAACAAAGAATTTAAATAGAAGTATTTCATAATATAACTGCCAGAGGATAGCAAAAGCAGAGGGGGGAAGGAGGCTAACATACTAACATTCCACATTATCTACACTAAATGTCTTACAAGGAATCAAGAGTCCTAATACACTTTCtaagagaaaaaagaagctcTCTCAATGGTTAGGAGCTCCCATGAAAGCACATTGGCCAAAATATTACAGCAtccaaataatttttcaaaaagggTCATCTTAAAGAGCACAGGTCACACTTCAAAGAATTAATTCAAGAACaagcatcatttttttttcttaccagAGCACATTAaaggaaataaattaaaaaaaaatgttgtataCAATGCTAACAACTAATATGCGATTCCGAGGCAAATTCTCCCAAAGTAAACTCCAAAACAGGAATAAAGAGGATGTACCTCATTAGAGGATATGGAATTTGGATGGTACTCATGAATGACCCAGTTGGTCTTGATTCCTTTAGGTGAACGCCCTTCATAAAAGACAAGAGTCCATTTAGTACCGATCACCTTGTTAGCTCTATCTTTGATATTACGCTTTTTTCCGGTTACTTTCCAATATCCAGCCTTCGTTTTCCTGTTAGCCCGTTTGCTATTCGAGTACTTGTAAATAGGGCGAGAAAAAAAGTACCAACTTCTATTTTTGGAATCAGTTGCACAATGTTCTGCACACAAATGAAAATTGACAATAACACTAAACTCATGAAAGAAAATATCAATGACCAGTTTCAAGGAAAAAGAACTTACCAGGTAAATCCCATGGCTCAAATTTACAAACATCAACCTCAGCAATCCTGCGTACTTTCAATTCATGACCAAGCATCTTATTCTTCAGAAAATAGTCTATGAGTTCTACCTCGGTGGGATGAAATCTATATCCAACTCTATCCATTAGTTTTCTTGGCGTTGGAGAGTTACTCTTGAGTGATAGTAGTAGTCTCTAGATTACATTACCTGCAACTGAATAACAGCAAAAAGAAACCCAATGAAGATGAGAatttaacaaaagaaaagaaagagcagaaaccaaatcaaaagTAAGAGCGACTCACGTTTAATTCATTCCTCCTCCTAAAACAGGAAGCAAATGCTCACTTGACATGAGAGATCCAGCAGTTTGTTCTTTACCCAATCAAAAACGAATGACTGAATTCCACCCAGATTTGGTTAGAGATAATATGATCGGACCCAGAACTTGTTCTTCCCCGGACAAGAAGAGACAGTGAGTGAATTTTTGGCAAAACAAAAGATTAATCGCGTTTTTCTTCAGCAATACTAGATGATGTCAGAATATGATGTAAGAGATTGCATCTATTAAAGAGATTATTGACTGTGCGTTCTCCTTAAGGACCTTCACAGTGAAGAAATCTAGTATGATTTGGAAGTACGGAAGAAGACCCCATCACTAAAACCCTCTGTACTGTACAGTCATTCTACGTATTCTTGGGACTATAAATATACATTCATACCCGCGTAAGAGAAAAGGGTGCGAAGGTTCGCTTGCTTCCTTTGACGATTCGCATGACCCGGAAGGAAAAGCGAACCTGCAAGAGTTTCTACGATCTACACCGTCGAAAAGAGATTCTTGCTGATCAAATTGTTACTTTACTATGAGGACCAAACCCACGACCCAATAGGCGAAGGCCGCCCATAAATATGTGCTTAAACTATCAAAGATTTctcctttttatctttaaactATGGGATAAGTATGGATTTAGTCCCTATACTTTGTCTTTTGAGTCAATTAAACCCctgaattttattttggatCAAACAAACCCTTACACTTATTAAAATGCTACACATTAACCTTTCTGTCTAACTTCCGTTAAAAATATTGATGGTAACGAGGGAGAACCAATTTGGTTGTTCCCTTCATTTGACAATAACATAGCCGGCTCCTTGGGGAGGCCAGACAGGCAGttgcctagggcctctcatgggggaggggcctcactttttattaagtTGTATAGTTTTTTAGGTGTGTACAGACAGTACAGTGTACTTGccaattgatataagaaaaaaatatcttaatataTTGCTATTTAAAAAAACAAGCCCATTAGCgcaaacacaaaatgacacgctatcacatatataaaaattaaaaagtgtaatTCATTGACCTAGAACTTTGATTGCCatgtaacaaatcaaatccgaaccgtacaagtgaggcccctcccccgtgagttatttggtttagcgttatttgatttcatttgatgtaataaatttataagtttgagttgcttaatttattggatattggtgataatttaggTGTATccaagaactaattatattgcattttgaatttattagatatgttggattttagatttataaaaaaaattattttaggggATGGGGGCCTaattttcttaacttgtctagggcctccaaaatgCTAGAGACGGCCCTGGACAATAATACTAATTTATGGTGATGGTAACGATGGAGAGAACTTCTCGTTCTCCGGTGGTCCTCTACCatttatcatatatttttttaatcacatTCAAAAGGGCTTAATTGACCCATTGAAGTAACGTTAAGGGATTAATGACCATGTGTCACAATATGATAGATGGTGTCCACATGTAAGCAATATCAGAaatcaaaacaattttaaaaaattcacttAATGGCCACATAAgcattttttaatggaattttgaTAGAAAGACTAACGTGTACCATTCTGATAAGTGTAAGGGCTTATttgatccaaaaaaaattcaggaGTTTAATCGACCCAAAATGCAAAACACATGGACTAAATTCATACTTACCCCTTAaactattaaaattttatatatatctttaaattttcattttgggACTCCTTTCATGTTTATGGTCACCTTTTGGATGAAATTTCATGTTGAAATTTCTCCTCACCCATCAACCTCTTTGACGGAGGAGAATAGGCCCCTACTGATGCAAGATTGGGCCCCTATGCGAGACTGATGTGCGGAGATCTACATCTTCTTACTTCTTCTGCCGATAGGACCACGACATCCGTACCGGTTTTTATCAAGCATTATGAATTCACCCCGCCAAAGCCTCTAAGGTTTAGCCATGATATTTACAACATGACCCAAATAATATCATTCACACCCAACTAGCTTAAGATTTCAATCACATCCGTAATTCCGTAGGATACCAACATTGAACATTGATTCCAAATAACAAGCAAGTACTACATAAACAATAACAACTCTTCTTATAAGGATTACATTTTCAACATTAAAAACTCTCAACACACCACTA carries:
- the LOC119983970 gene encoding protein NTM1-like 9; its protein translation is MDRVGYRFHPTEVELIDYFLKNKMLGHELKVRRIAEVDVCKFEPWDLPEHCATDSKNRSWYFFSRPIYKYSNSKRANRKTKAGYWKVTGKKRNIKDRANKVIGTKWTLVFYEGRSPKGIKTNWVIHEYHPNSISSNERDFVVCRLKRKHGGKINSCTQNEGETSSNHHSTSGIGSCIVDSSSPEVNLELLAKSSSPTGYNGQGVDSAGHSQNQIEQNPENSPCDTCGLVSQDDNSVLVSQVDTFEQEDDLTALANSFLVDKDDNHVLVSQVDPIEQEDDPTALVNSFLVDKDDNSVLESQVETIEQEDDLTALVNSFLVDDDEFIGEGNEDTHPHDSRPLKSLSSVDVDQTDKDIDTEMVY